ATTTACACTTTTCCTAATCAAGTGAAATCAAGtgtacataattttatttacaatGTTAAAAGATATTAGTTAGGACATTTTCAATCATcacttcaaattttatatttcttcattttcaagttcATGTAAAAAATAATCGTTCTTTAATCATCCAGGCTAAAGAAAAATTATTGTAATGAACGACTTTCATTATGTATTCAGAGAACCTCGAAATTGTTATGAAAATTATTATCACTCCGAAGTCTGATTATTTAAAACATTCTTACTACTTCTTTGCCCTTTTGACCAGGTTACTAGTAGAGTGTACAGTATAGATTATTCATGATTAGTCGTTGTAGAGCCCCTCCCCTACAAAGAAGTCCGATATTAATTCCAACTGCCAAAAAGGGTTTTCTTAGGACAACTTCAATACTCCCTCgacaaaaataacaaaaaataataagagtACACtttccgtttcaaaatacatattcattttatgaaaaaaattgtttctaaatatttgttcattttaactttcaatataaatttatatttctaaaatcaattctccttcacatatttcaaatttatattctcAAGATAAACCATATACCACATATTAGGTTCAATTAATGTCTTAATACACCTTTTTTTTCTCACAATCCAATTTTCCTAAACTATGCGATTTTTGAAAGTGGAGATATAATTTGAAACGGAAGGAGTACCGGTAGGGATGGACATtcaccccgccccgctcgaccccgatccgatccctgccccgttcgggtcggggattcggggaatttttcggggTCGGGGCGGGGAACGGGGAAAGTTctataaaaaattcggggatcagGGCGGGAATTcgtgtctccccgccccgatccccgaccccgattgtatatttataaaaataataatatttttatatatattataactaaataaattattaaaaatagatatcttttataatattattataattaaaaaataatctttatttttattggtcgattatatttatattgtaatataatatatttttaaattatcttttatttatattattaatcgaTATTAATATGATTGGATGTTGAAAATAGgagataatatcattttattagtacgTTAGAAGTTagtagtttattttttattaaaatgtatattatatattataaaagtattatttttttattaaacaataaaattccccgaatccccgcggggatccccgttccACGTTCGGGGTGGGGATCGGGGAGGAAAAATATCCCCGTTCGGAGTTCGGGACGGGGTCGGGGATGCGTActaaattcggggatcggggtcggggatagcactccccgacCCCGAAGTGCCCCGCACCCATCCCTAAGTACCGGTTGCTCACTTTCTCTCGGTGCTCAGATTGAAATTTAGAATTATACTAACACATTAATGATGTATATATGCGTATTTTTCTTGGAAAAAATACTCTATTAACTAAAATTCAcatcatatttataaaaaatatttaaaagttaaaTACTATTTACATAATTATACGTGTATATTGGTTTTAGCAACGACTATCGTGTGactgtgatattttttttttctctcccATATTTGACATAACAAGTAAAAgtcaaagaaataaaaagaagaaaacgttttttcaaaaagaaagaaagaagaagaaaacgaTTGAGCATATTTTGCGGGGGAATTAAGCGATATTGTCTTAGCATATCATCATTCTATTTCCATGGTATGGTGATTTTACATGGCTATTTACATAGATACTAGGCCAAGCTATGTAATGAGCACTAGCAATTGTGATCCAATTTGGTCCAATTCTTGCGCCTTGTCTGCCACATGCCCCGCCTTCATATTTCTACATCATTTTCACATATGCTTCCATCGCCCTCATTTTCGATCAACGAGAACATGtagaattttgttatttttttcacaatttatttttcGTCTGAAAAAATTTATCAACGAACTTGGGTGTAGGCTGATTCGCCTTGATCCAGATATACCGAATTCGCTTGAATTTCTGTTCAATTGACCCGACAAATATTATTTACTTAGATTTAGAGTCTGTTTGACCGAggttatgttttaatattttaaattattttcaatcttAAAGTTGGAAGGCGATTGTTTATATGTAAGTtgacttaaaattaaaatgagtcAGAAACGGATTTCAAATCAAAAGTTTGCAAGTTGTAGTTTTTGGAACAATTTATTCGTTTTactgatttttttaaattaaatatatttcttcattaaagtaattaatgtatagattttcttattattattttttaaaatcataaatcaccTATAATGTAAAATTATCCAAACTGATAATTAacttatgataaattattataaatcataaactattattttaagttaaataaaaaCGTTTTGCTCTTAGCTACTACATTTGAAATGACTTGAGAATTGAGATTGTCAAAGATGTAGTTGTAACAGTTTAAAGAGCAAGAAAAGCTCTTGTAACCAATTGAAAGCCAAGTGTAGAGAGGACAAGTCCATGGAAAGACTACCAAAGCCATGTGCTTCTTACTCTTTCTTGTCCCTTCAACACCTAACCTTGCAACTAAAAATTCTTACCCCTCAGAACATCTCTGCTAGATTTACCAAAACTACTTTGGTCTTTGGATGCTCTATTTTCAAGTCATGATATCAGGTGATCCACTGTTTTAACTGCATTCCtgtcatttaaaaatataaagcaCACTTGAGCACGATTCGATAGCCCAGTGGtgagtttatcctctgttgtcccgggacactcgggttcgactctggctcactcTGAGAATTATGTATAAAGCACAGTTcctctaaattaatttttaaaaaatattttatcaattacacTGTTATAGTCTGATTTCactaaaaaaaagtttgatttatcaaaaaaatatgtgataaattttaaatcgaTCGATTATTTCTCATTCTCGATTTCTGCGACGATGGAGCTTAACGATGACCATTTTGTTGTATCTATTTGGTACATATGTGCAGACTAGCATTTGGAATCAAAGTGGTTAAACTGTATGATTAGTTCCTTCTTTCTTTAACTTTTACTTGAGATTTATTTGGTCACTTTAACATATGTTTGACTGTTACACCTTAGATCTTATGATTGTCTTTGCCTAGATCAACACTTTCTCCTTTTTTGGTAAAATTTAACTCTTTCGTTTGTATGCAAGACTGTAACCCCAGTCTTCTCTAGTCAAGACACAAACCAATATCACCGACATCTTATGTACGATTGGCCACATGTTCGAATTTTACGATCAGAGTGTCAAACACAACAGAGAATGAAACATGATTCCAAAAAGTATACATTATATATCAACACTTCTAAACTTGTTCTCTCTTGACTGAAGAGAGTTTTACAAGCCGAGGTTGTACTTAAAACAAGCCTTAACAAAAGGCAATTCTGGAGAAAAACAGAAGACACTAAAAGTAGGACTTGGACTAATTGTGCCTGCTACATTTTCATCCTCTCCAGCTAATTCAAACTAACTTCAGTATAAACAAGCAAATCAAGCTTAACTTTTAGCAATTAACAGTAGTCGTAAATTAGGATCCGAACAAGATTTGATCTTCAGCTATCAGCATCGCGACCCCTTCTTGCAGTTAAGTGAACCCGCGGCCACTGTAAGCTGACCTACTAGAGTCGATGGCCTTGCGCCTAAGCTGGAAGCCCTGGAGTAACTCGACGAAGCTCCTCCTGCGCCTGATGGCGTAAAAAACGCACCATTTAGCATCAGATCACCTTCTGATCGCCAATTCCAGTTCTTCCATTCACTCTCTGGCGCATCCTCGTGCTTCGTCACCTAAAAATTTAATCAacataaaattatttagaaCGACATTTTTATCGCGAATTTGAACAGAAAATCCTAAATTGCTTAAATAATTGTACAGACCTCTTTGCTGAATCTGCGGTCTGGGGCAAGAAATCTGTTCCCCTGGCTGTTAATTGTCGGCGACGCGCTCCCACCAATCGCGTACATTTCCCAGTGCGTGTAGTCATTGTTCACCACATGGAAATAGCCATGTCTACATCTGCAACAATCAACACATACACACTTTACTCATTACGGACTCTCGACATCCCGTAAAAAGAGCAACAGGTACTAGTATCACGTACCTAGGCATTCTCTGGACGAGGCCTTCACCGAAGTGATTAAAAGCAATAGTAACCTGCATATTCTTATCCTGACCATAAGAATCACTATGTCCCAGCAACATAACCTTGTCGTGGTGAGTCATAAAATTATTCGATATCGTTATCGCAGTGGACCCCATAATCGCATCAATTAGCCCGTCTTCGCAATTCGACAAAGAACAATGATCGACCCACACATGACTGCCCCCGAAAATCGAAACACCGTCACCGTCCGAGATGGTCCTCCACCCGAAGTGCCGCGGCGAGCTCCGGACCATCGCGTTGCCGCCTTGCTTACAATCGTGAATATTAATCCCgtggatgattatatttgtcacGTATTGAATTGTTATGCATGGACCACCAGCAATATGTACACTAGCGCCCCTGCCATCAATTGTTTTAAAAGAATTCATAATTAATTCTTCTTTTAATCTGATCACCATGTCACGCTGGAAAATAATCCATAGTGGCTCGTCTTGGATCACTGCATGCCTCAGTGTCCCCGGCTTCGGGGTCACTGCATCGTCGTCCCCAGAATCTGTGACGATGTAAATTTTCCCGTCTCGGCCTCCGATAGCATTTTTCCCAAATCCGATTGAACAGTCCGCTAGACGCTGGCGATTTTTTTCCCACTCGGGATCGCATCGCCAGCAGTCGTCGATGGGATTCCCCGTTCCGCATGACAAAAATCCCAAGTTCCTCCTCGAAGCATTTATATTCCTGCATtcacacaaaaattaaaaatattacatttcacTCGAAAATATACTTTCCAGAACTATACAGTTCTGAGACGGTGAAATGTACGTAAATTTTATCGGAACAAATTGATGAACATTTTTTCATAATAACATGTTAACGTAACAGGGAGGGTAAAATGTACGTAAATCTAAAGCGGAAAAAGGTGACGGCCATTTTGTAAGTACTACAAAGTGGAGTAAATGAAAATGTACAATACCTATGTACTTCATGGACAACTAACTCAGGGTCTTGGTGTGGGGAAGAAGAGATGAGACTGAGAGttgagaggagagagaagagaaagaggagagagagaaTGTTAGTTGCCATGGCCATTTCTTGCCTCTTTTTTCTTGAAAGAGGTACTAGTGCTCTCACAATGTGTAGAGAGAATGTGAAGAAGGTGTGGGTGTTGAGAGAGGAACAAGGGTGGTTTATAAAGGGGATTTATGAATGGGTGAAATGGTGTGATTAAACTAAACATGTGGGCTCCATTTGTGCTTTGTGAGTAGTGGTGATTGTGGGGAGATTTTTAGCAAGTAATTATACATGCAGGTGAAATTAGTTTAGGTGGTTAAGCATGTAGTACTAATTTCTTTAAGCCCAAACCATGTTCATAACACAACTCCTAATCACATGTCTGTGTTCACATATACCCAAATAGCTCTTGTGTGTGAGTCTGCATCCGTTTATAAAGTCGAACGCAGGATCTGAGACGACAGTACTTAACAACTTgagctatccaatcgtgctcgtaTTTATTATTGTAGTTATTTTTAGAGTTATATGCAATTGGCATCCCTTATGTTTGGACataatgcacattgcacctaataattttggaaaatacactttgcagccccaAACTTTTAACctgtagacactttgcaccctttccgttaatttctaCCGTTActgttaacttttgcaggggcattttgggaaatttaattatatttaattaaaatcagacctttatttaaattttctgaccatctaaacgatatttttcggaaaaacttaaagaacgaaagttgtagagaataaaaagatcttcttaaaactataaggttcaaaattttcgtaattctttttataattattctaaaaaaattcaaaaattagaaatcttttaaaaatgaacaatcgtttttaaatatttatttaaattttgaaccttattgttctaaaaagatctttttattctctacaactttctttcattaagtttttccgaaaaatatcgtttagattgtcagaaaatttaaataaaggtctgattttaattaaatataattaaatttcccaaaatgcccctgcaaaagttaacggtaacggtagaaattaacggaaagggtgcaaagtgtctacgggttaaaagtctggggttGCAAAGTGTATTATCCAacactattaggtgcaatgtgcattatgtccaaacataaggggtgccaattgcatataactcttatttttattatagaaaTTGTGAAGTTTTAGTTTTTGCTCTGCCTTGCCTTGGGGGTAGGTAATCTTGTAACATCAAAATGTATTGCTCCATAATAAACGCCACATTCTTCTCGCCAAATgcgattaaaacaaaattagtcTCGAAAATTTTCTAGTGTAGTAGGCTAATAGCTAGCAAACAAATTACTGTCACGTCTAAGTAAATATTCTTCTTATACAAGCAAGTTCAATGAGAATATAATATAAGCATTTCACACTTAATTAAAATTGTTTTCCCGACGAATTTATTCATTTACCTAgatacaataataataaactcTGCGGAGCAGGCCCGATCCTGAACATTTCGTGGCCCTAGGCAAAAAACTAAATTGGGGCCctcttaaaaaaattgaaaatatttaaaagcatcaaaatttaattaacaaatattacAGCAAAAAGCCCCAACAATTTATAAGTAAtgatttattcatataaaacaAGTTTTATGAGCTTTTCAAAATGTAAAATTCTTGATGATAACATCAGAGTCAATACTTTTCAGAAATCACTTTTATTGATAAATTACAAGATCGTTAAACCGTTCTTGTGACATTGAGGATCTCAAATAGCTTTTAATCAACTTTAACTTCAAAAAATTTCTTTCCACTCATGCCATGGTCACCGGGACTATTAAAAAGATTCCATAAGCACCATATtgtgattttacaaaaattttcTCAAGTTTCCTTTTTTTGTACTTCCATGTAAatgttttagaaaaatataatacaataaattaaattaaacatttAAATAGATAGACACAAAAATTAGGGAACGAAATGATAACATCTTAATTAATATGATATGTGCAAAGAGATGAGAGAATAAGCAACCAATTGCAAGATTAAAGATGTTTTGAACGGTTGAAATTGTCCAATAAAGCAATAACCAATCAACCACCGTTTGTAAAGCGACGCCAATAATAagatttttgagaaaaaaaatccgTTGATCAAGTGCAAAATCTCTGAATAACTTCAATTCATGGATACTAAAACTTATAAATGGATGCTAAAGCTTATAAATGATGCACTTTTCAATGACAACTTCTCTTTATTTAAATTAGAAAGTAATAATTATCATATTTAAGAATAGATAGAGTTCTAAGAAATTTAAAGATTACACCTATTTGTTTCTTTGAAAGTAATTCACACTTAATGATGGGTGGAAACCACAGCAATGAAGGCAAGAGGAGAAGGCGACTGCTGAATTAATGTGGTAAAATGTAATTGGGTGTGTTGgattgaattatttttctaatatttttgttatacctctcaatttcttttctttcatttttcttattaacagtttaatttttttatcaataaattttgatattttctatcttgataaaaaaattatactataattatataacttaaaaattttGCGCCCCCTTCTCATTATGGGCCCTAGGCCGTTGCACCTCCAAACTACCCTCAGAACCGAGCCTGCTGAGACGGGCTGATTGCAATTCATATACCTTCATATATTAGTTTGAACTTTGAAGCTTAATCCCAGAAAACGAAATTCGAACTTGGGGGATATAAATATCATTAATCACTTAATTAAATCACTGTTTTAATCTATATTAATAATGGCTCTCACGTCTCAACTATCCGAAAGACTAGAGATAATGACTTGAGATAATGGCATGTTATTAGGACTTAATAATCTCACATGCATTTGTTCTCAAAATCCAAACTTCTCGAGGTCCACTCTATATCAAATTAATTTCATACTTGTATATCGATGtatattaaaattcggatttcaACATCATACTCAGAGAATTATTACTAGTATCAAATTTTTCTGTATTAATATTCAGACTCGTGTAAATGAGATGTACCAGATATATTATAaacaagatatatataataagatcTATTTGTTTGATGTATTTATATCGAGATTCTGGATTCGATTATCACCCATTCGATAATTATACGAGAATGAGTGAATAAGAAAGAGCAGGACGAGaaccagtggcggaaccaggactaAATTTTAGGGGGCTCAAATTCGAAAGCGCAGCTGAGTAGGTTGTCGCGAGTTCACGGCTGAGTAGGTTGTCGCGGGTTCGCGGCTGAATGAATTTATAGCAGTGAGATGTTGAGTTAGGGGATTGTCAAGTGAATGCGTATGACTTATGAGTGTATGTTTTTGAATGTACTCCCTTCATCCCAAATTAAATAATccttttgagaattttttttatttcgaaATAGTTAAGTCTCTTTCTTTTCAATGCACATTTATCAACAATCTTCCATTCTTATcctttcttatttatcatttccaaTATACCATTTAGCTAATGTAATAGAAAGTCAACACAATAATTTAGGACATGCTATAAGGTATCTCATAGTCACGTCTAAATGTCCTGAATTATATTGACATCAATAATTCAACGGGGGCtagtaaaaaaatatacattgtttTTACGAGGTtagggggctctagcatcccctagcctCCTCTGATTCCGCCGCTGACGAGAACAATGGAAATCTAGGCCGTAAATATCACCGCAGCTCCACAAGAGTCATCAAGCATGCAACGACGCTGACATGGCACTACAGCAACCTCGAAAAGGTCACACTTGTCACTCTCACCGACACGTGGACCAGTGATAAAGGCCATTCAATTTGCTGACCAGGACGTGACATCCTCTCAAGCTACAAACCCACAAGCTCACATGGGAGAGCCTTTCATATATC
This genomic window from Daucus carota subsp. sativus chromosome 7, DH1 v3.0, whole genome shotgun sequence contains:
- the LOC108193434 gene encoding probable pectate lyase 18 — translated: MAMATNILSLLFLFSLLSTLSLISSSPHQDPELVVHEVHRNINASRRNLGFLSCGTGNPIDDCWRCDPEWEKNRQRLADCSIGFGKNAIGGRDGKIYIVTDSGDDDAVTPKPGTLRHAVIQDEPLWIIFQRDMVIRLKEELIMNSFKTIDGRGASVHIAGGPCITIQYVTNIIIHGINIHDCKQGGNAMVRSSPRHFGWRTISDGDGVSIFGGSHVWVDHCSLSNCEDGLIDAIMGSTAITISNNFMTHHDKVMLLGHSDSYGQDKNMQVTIAFNHFGEGLVQRMPRCRHGYFHVVNNDYTHWEMYAIGGSASPTINSQGNRFLAPDRRFSKEVTKHEDAPESEWKNWNWRSEGDLMLNGAFFTPSGAGGASSSYSRASSLGARPSTLVGQLTVAAGSLNCKKGSRC